In the genome of Flavobacterium panacagri, one region contains:
- a CDS encoding type II toxin-antitoxin system HipA family toxin — MAQNKFDIYVYAHWIGMQEPELTGILSAHFAKGKKSFSFEYDRTWIKSKDQMLFDPDIQFYSGPQFPSDKENFGIFLDSMPDTWGRTLMKRRVSQQAKENGEKPRTLYDIDYLLGVYDESRMGALRFKTEPDGPFLDNNNTSPTPPWSSIRELQNAAKMLENDDDNKEIQKWLSVLMAPGSSLGGARPKANILDENKELWIAKFPSKNDTIDKGAWEMLAYELALKAGINMAASKIEKIAGKYNTFFTKRFDREKEQRIHFASAMTMTSNSEDTIRDNTPSYLDIADFIQNYGVNINKNLQQLWRRIIFNIAVSNTDDHLRNHGFILTNEGWTLSPAYDINPSIDKDGLALNIDTHNNELDFNLAISVGEYFRLDNSQMDKIINEVIEAVSTWKVIAQKIGISRAEQELMAAAFKVS, encoded by the coding sequence ATGGCACAGAACAAATTCGACATATATGTTTACGCACACTGGATAGGTATGCAGGAACCTGAGTTAACAGGCATCCTGTCGGCACATTTTGCCAAAGGCAAAAAATCATTCAGCTTTGAATACGACAGAACATGGATTAAATCAAAAGATCAGATGCTTTTTGATCCGGATATTCAGTTTTATTCAGGTCCACAATTCCCAAGTGATAAAGAAAACTTTGGAATTTTCCTTGACAGTATGCCAGATACATGGGGGCGAACACTAATGAAAAGACGAGTCAGCCAGCAGGCAAAAGAGAATGGAGAAAAACCACGGACACTTTACGATATAGATTATCTTCTTGGTGTTTACGATGAAAGCCGCATGGGAGCGTTGCGTTTTAAGACTGAGCCCGACGGACCATTTTTAGACAATAATAATACAAGCCCTACTCCACCATGGTCTTCCATTCGTGAACTTCAGAACGCCGCAAAAATGCTGGAGAATGACGATGATAACAAAGAGATCCAAAAATGGCTCTCTGTTCTCATGGCTCCAGGCTCTTCTCTTGGAGGAGCCAGGCCAAAAGCTAATATTCTTGATGAGAATAAGGAGCTCTGGATAGCAAAATTCCCTTCAAAAAATGATACGATTGATAAGGGAGCATGGGAAATGCTTGCCTATGAACTAGCACTTAAAGCGGGCATAAATATGGCGGCAAGCAAAATAGAGAAGATTGCCGGAAAGTACAACACTTTTTTCACAAAGCGTTTCGATCGGGAAAAAGAACAAAGAATACATTTTGCGTCGGCAATGACGATGACTTCTAATAGTGAAGATACAATTCGCGATAATACACCGAGCTATCTTGACATTGCTGATTTTATTCAAAACTATGGAGTGAATATTAATAAAAACTTACAGCAGCTATGGCGCAGGATTATTTTTAATATTGCTGTTTCTAACACTGATGACCACCTTAGAAATCATGGATTCATATTAACTAACGAAGGTTGGACACTATCTCCAGCCTATGATATTAATCCCTCAATAGATAAGGATGGTCTTGCCTTGAATATTGATACTCACAACAACGAGCTTGATTTTAATCTTGCAATAAGTGTTGGAGAATATTTTAGGCTAGATAACAGCCAAATGGATAAAATCATAAATGAAGTTATTGAGGCCGTAAGCACTTGGAAAGTCATTGCGCAAAAAATTGGAATCTCTAGAGCAGAACAAGAATTAATGGCCGCCGCATTCAAAGTATCTTAA
- a CDS encoding helix-turn-helix domain-containing protein has translation MNRKKQIIYPKYKEVMEQMGENIKLARKRRKLTTNQVAERADIARSTLYLIEQGNEGVAMGAYFNVLRVLGLHEDFLKLAADDTFGRKLQDLELL, from the coding sequence ATGAACAGGAAGAAACAAATCATTTATCCTAAATATAAGGAGGTGATGGAACAAATGGGAGAGAATATTAAACTAGCGAGAAAAAGACGTAAACTTACCACTAATCAAGTAGCTGAACGTGCAGATATCGCAAGATCTACATTGTATCTAATAGAACAAGGAAATGAAGGTGTAGCTATGGGTGCTTATTTTAATGTACTTCGGGTATTAGGTCTTCATGAGGATTTTCTTAAACTTGCAGCGGATGATACCTTTGGACGAAAATTACAAGACCTAGAGTTATTATAA
- a CDS encoding helix-turn-helix domain-containing protein, translating to MTKKEKRQAFIMEIKNIIDPLMLKLEAIDSKISKGKTLRPVYYRNEDLKKIFGLSNNTIIKYRQTGILPYTKLGDIFLYDSMKIEETLRKNSI from the coding sequence ATGACAAAGAAAGAAAAGAGGCAAGCTTTTATAATGGAGATTAAAAACATTATTGATCCTTTAATGTTAAAACTGGAAGCGATCGATTCAAAAATCAGTAAAGGAAAAACCTTGAGACCTGTTTATTACAGAAATGAGGATTTAAAAAAGATATTTGGACTGTCTAATAATACTATTATAAAATACAGGCAGACTGGGATTCTTCCATATACTAAACTAGGAGATATATTTCTATACGATAGTATGAAGATTGAGGAAACTCTTCGTAAGAATAGTATCTGA